The DNA segment CCACAATGGCTTCTTTTGTGCATACTAATCTCCAATGATTAGATATTAGCTTATCTTTCCTCGAAATGCTTCTTTTTTTAACCTAGTACTTGATCAGCTAGGTTGTTTTTTTTGGCTGAGGAAAGATTTGAAATATGTATGGAGATTATTATGCTGGTTGAAGCTTTTTAAAAGGAATCGGTCTTCTCAACATCGGAGCTAATGATACAGAAATATCGACCGGGGATTTCGAATCATGAAAATCGAGCTGGAAAATTTTTCAAGTGGTGAATGAGCAGCATGGCAAGCAGATGAGGAGTCATGACATGAATATGATGATCAGAGAATGTTACTTTAATATGGAACTGTGTTTAATTAGTCTCCCCTCCTTTGTTTTGAATAATGCTTTCCAAAGTAAGTTCAGATGCATAATATTGTATTGTTGTTTgttatgaaataaattggaggggTTTAGTTTTGTTCCTCGTTGCATGTTGTACTACAGTCAATAAATAAAAGTTGTATGTATTTGTATTGTTCACTATTGTTTTCTTGCAATATTCTACTTCTTGCTTCATGAATTCAAGATGCTGAATTTTACTTGCTCTGTGTGTGTGTCAGCATTCTCAATTtaagaccaaaaataaaatgaactAATATTGTTCTATTTGTGCAAGTCGATCTGTGTCTGATGAGGAGGAATATAAACAATTAGAAACAAATGGATTAAGTGGAAATCGGATGGAATAGAATCTTATGTTTGTCCCCTATTCAGCTAACCAGGTTTGTCACCGAAATATTATTGCATACAGACATCCtcaacaataatatatattctaAAAGTCATCATCacccaacaacaataactaACAGTACTCCTAATCCAACTACCTAATTTGCAGTTCAACAAACAACGTGGTATCAGGATTTTATTCCGAAAAGTCGTAGTTCGCAGTTCTAGTACTCTTTAAAATGCCCCAATGCTACATTACAACACAAGTACTTGTCAAGTCAAGGAAAATTTGTGATCTGATGCTTGTTCTTGAAAATTTAGAGAATATCTGCCTACAGATGACTTGAATTCTGCATATTTTGTCAACTTTTCATTCATACAACAATTGTATATGTGTTGGATGTGTGTTATAAACAAAGCAAGTGTCGCGTCTCTAGTTATTTGTCGATCCAGTCTTTGAACACCAGCAGTACATAAAGTGGAACATTAATGGCTGCAACTATGACAAGTACTCGAAAGGTTCGCAACAGTCTCGAGATTATCATTCTtccctttgatctgtttgaTCTTGTTGGTAACTTTATATCCGATTCCACAAGTATAGTAACATCAATTTCCGGGCTGGTCTGTTTCCTAGCCACCGACCTCATAACAGCGTTGCCCCTGCACATGGCAGGATACATCTGAGTTACaaaaagtcatgcatatatggaTTTAAAAGATTCTGATGTATATTGGCCTACCTCTCCATGGAGTTTCTCTCGTCTGAGGGTTTTGGGGTAGCCTTTGAGGTTTTCTTGATTAGGTGCATCGACCCTTCGGCATCCCAAATCTCTTCGTATTCATAATTATCATCTTCGTTCTTCTCTTTCATGGAGTTGACAAAATTGCTGAAGTTAAATAGGTTTCGGAGACAACCTATTAAAGCACTGAGCTTGTGTAAAATGAGAACTTCGCTCGCCGGCCCAAGAAGGGCAATCACAAGGGTAATGGCAAAGAGTGATAAATACCTGATACAATTACCATACACATAGAATCTAATTAAGGTAAATAATAAATCATTATAACAGAAATACTTAGATGTAGCTCACAAAAACTACCATATGTAAATGTGTGTTTGCATAGGAAGGAAGCATAGGTGAGTTAATACGGCATCATCTGGAATGGTTCCGTTTGATGTGGACTTTATGGCCGATAATAACATAAAGGAAGGATACAAGTTTCCCTGCTGCCAGCTCACAGTTCCTAAAGTATgctgaaaattttcaaaaagcaTAAAAATAATCGCGAATTCCATCATGGATCATGCTTGATATGGAAAGAAGGGACAAGGTGCTACCTCCCTTACTGGACCATTCTTAGATGAGTGGGTAACTGTACATTGATCGTGATCATGTCCGGACAGTACCAACGCCTATAGAAACGCGAACTTGTTCTCAAATTTTCAATAACATGACATAGTATTtcatctttcttttttttccatTATAACTTGAGTGGAGGAAGAAAACAAAATACATACCGGTCTAATCAAGTCCATAAGGTCGTCTGTTGAGTTTTCAGTGATATAATTCTGGTACCTGTGCCAGATGATGAACCAACAAGATTGAATCAAATAATGAAGCACAAATAGTTAAACATGATACAAACGGCCAGTACAGAGAGAGAAATATGGCTCACAAAATTTCTTGAGTATGATGTGTCCGGTGCATTCTCTGTAATGAACAACAAAAGGATGAATGATCAAACATATTGCAGAATAATGCTGTGGAAACGAACTCTAGTAAAAGATGTAGCATATTTCTGAAACACGTCATCTAGTAAAGGGAATGGAAGGACTATACATAAATACCTGATTGATAATAGCTGAGGAGCGATGAGGGCCACATGGAGACCAATCCGGCCGATATAAAGGGATATGGGTCAATAAAACCCTCGGAGTAGAGTTAATATCTAAATAAATGCAACAGTGTTATACGTAGATACAATCTTCCCTCGATAAACTCAACAACATTTCCAACCTACAGCCAGTGAGTACCTTTAGAGACATTTCTCATGAAATTCCAAGTGGCTGATGTGAGGTCACTTTGTGGATGACCTGCAACAGACACATGACTTTTATGCTCTAGCTTCAGGTAGATGGTAAAAAATTTTGTAAATGCGGTGACTGTTGAACCACTTTCATGAGTCTCGCCACAGAAAATTTCAACAAATAATTAAGTCCAATCCCAAAGTGATCATGACTTGTATTTTCAAGATTAATGGGACATCTTCCATTACCAACACTGATGATAAATGCCATCCTACGGTAATATGAGTAAAACTCGAACTTCACTTTCTGAAGTCAAAGATGAACCAAAGCGATACCACTTTCCAAACGTTGTCTTTTTTGTTCCAACATGAAATATATTGCTGTGGCACTGGCAACCAAATCCGCAACTAACAGGAATTAAAAGCGGAATGAAGTATAGTGCTAACTTCCTAACCATCCAAAGTTTGTGCATCTACTGCAATGAAGTTCACTTTTCCCAGAGTGACTTTGAAGTTCCTTCCCCCAAATTCTCTCTCATAGCGTTTGATAATCTGCAACAATTTAAAAGTGAAGATAAGAAACAGAGAAGCATCCTTTACAGGAAAAAAATGcttaaaatattgaaactcaGTATGGCTTCAATTAAATCCATCGGGTGGCCACTTTATAGTTCATCACAGAAGTTTAAGGACATTCTCCAAATTGGTTTTGACATAAGAAAATTGCAATGACAGAAGAATGCATAGTACAACATAGAATAATGTGGTGTTGTCATGTGAAAAGCCGAAGTAAAATATCAGATTGGTCGCCTTTATTGCAAATTTAAGGGAGAAGATTTAACAAGTGAGGACGTAAGGCACTTGTAATTGAAACAAGCCATGTATCACCACATATGtccaaacaatatatatatatatattactagtGGAGAAGGATTTCACATACATCTGACTTTTGAGAATTGACAGCTGCATAACCAATATCATGGTTTCCGGAGAGGTGGTAGACTTTGATATTCGAAGTTCGTTGTGCCGTATTCAGGTTAAATATATGCTTAAAACGGctcaaagaatcctgccaactatcTCAATACAGCCAAAAGAGAAGAATTGAGGTTAATATTTAAACCAAATAAGGTTTGTCAACCCTCTATAACTAATGTAAAAGAAATTGGACAAATAAAAATTATCTCATCAGGTATGCATCTTAAAACACTCATGCAAGGAAAAGAAGCTTCAGagcaataattatttttcatacAGAACTAGGAACCAAACGGGTGATAACTCTATTTTCTAatcttcaataaaaaaaaaaacccaggTTGGATTTACTGTCCGGGTAATCACAAGAAAATAGAAGTACAAAAAGTAAATATGGTTTTAAGTTTTAGAAGCAGGTGCATTATCTTAAAGAAAATGAAAGCAGAAGGTCAGGATTTTAGAACATAAAACCTacatatcttgagttcttaTCAATGGAAACTcattccaaaaaaataaataaaaagaaggGATCTGAGATGTAACTATCTCATGTATGTATATGAGATTACACTTACTCTTCATCTGACAGGATGTCACCCCCATCAAAGTAATCACCAAGAAACAAAATGACATCTGGATTGAAGGGTAACATGGATAAGATAAACGCCCTGCGCATGTTCAAATCCGTATAGAACTGTGCTGTCTCCAGAACAAGTGATTTTGGAGCGAGTGGAAGGGAGGTTCTATCCATTAGCTATCATCATAAACAATGCATATCGACACCAATTAGTCGAATAGGTCGGTCGAAGTTATGAATACccacaaaaattaaatcaagacAAGCACATTTGTGTTCATCAAAACAGTTAGTTACCTGAGGGTCGGCAATGACCACAACTTTGACAAAATTACTGGTCTCATCAACTCCATTCAGCTGAGGGTTTCAGAGATATGAACTGTAAGAATCAGGTTTGCTCTACAAATACTCAAGCCATTAAGAAAAAAGCAACTATGAAACCTAGAGATCAGGTGCAAATGAAATATAATAAAGGATTCGAagcaaatattaaaaaaaatcagttttGGGGCAGAAATCAAGATTCAAACTTTAGAAGCAGATATTTACAGAAGGAAGCGAGGGGCGATGAAGATGCGGCCACGAACAAGTCCACAGTGAGGGTACCAAAAATGCAAGCCACTCTCCATAGAGCAAGCTTAGAGCCCACACCATGCTAAGAAACAGAGTCGGTTTCGACATTTTCCCCCTCTTTCTTGTGCCACTGCGGGATCAATTCTTTCACCTTTTCATTGATTTCTTCTTCAACCGATGTTGCTTCAGCCTAATGTTTCTTCATACTTTCCCCCAAGTTTTCTGAACTATTTCTTGGGCATGTTTGACTTTTGCAGGGACTCTAGTAAAAAGATTTGTCGAGCTCAGTGATGATGAGAAGTTAAAAAAAGGAAATTACAACATACTCTGTAATAGGAATATTAACTAATTATACACACAAGATTTGGACTTCCTATTTCCAGCTCAAGGAAACCAATAAACAGACAAACCGAATCGGTCTAGGCTGCAGTTCATTGATTTTGACTACTAGTTTAAAACTAAATTATAGTTATGTAAAGTTGATTACTTGATAATTTACATTACAAAAATAATGAAGTTTATTTTTATGGAAGATGGGTTTTAAATTACTTTCAGTTTAGGAATATCTGAATCTATTTATGATGCTTTTCACAAATGCAAAATTACACATTAACAGAATTTGAAAATCCATatagaattataaaaaaaaaaacaaatttggaGTATGAACCTCAATACTAGATTATGGTCATATCTAATTTGTAATCCATCTTCATCGGTGTCGTGTCCCGTTGACAAATTCATTGAGTAGTAGTTAATCAAGTAGCACCAGCTAATGTAGAGGTTAGGCGGATGAGATTACCTATGGATTATGAATGCTTCATGAAAATTGTCGcctgtattatatatatatagcaaacATAGCACATACAAACATAGCACACGCGTTGCTTGtgtaacaaaataatttttattacgtcactttcttatttttatatttctgaattttttatttttttctgagCAACATGTTATTGAAAAAAATCttgccaaaaataaaaaaaatagaaaccaAATGAAAATTGAGAAGACGTGTCACGTGAGGATGATTGAGGTTAGCAGCGCAGTAAATTTATGtggggtttttttaaaaaaattgacgtGGAAGAGACCGTGCTCAGATAAATGTAATaactagttttttttaaaaaaaaggtaaTAACTAGTtatttaaaaatcaattataaaataaaaaatattttactctATTTAATAAAGAGATAATAAAGCACCGTTTGATTTGATGTatgatataagtaatatatagataaaaaatataatgtaataaaaaataaataataaattataattaaaataatattggatttgattgatagattatagtttatttgatttgattgtttaaattttatataaaaatgttaaatgactgttttgtccttttaacaataaataaaataaaaattatattatttataaggggtaatatagtaatttaaattcaatgatttgattggtgtaagataaataattaatgatttgattgatgtaaaataaatagttaatatatggataaataatatgatgaaaagaacgtgggatgagatgagttatacatatattagtaatatgaTGAACAAAACGGTGCCTAAGGGTATATTTGAAAactcattaaaagtatcaaagataatttttttatgaagtTAATGAAATACATGTGATGCATGTAGGTATGACTCTGATTCAGAATCGTCAAACATTAGTCGTAATTTTATTCGACGGTTCCAGTTACTTTTCATGAACAGACGACCACGATTGCGGTTATATTTAACAAACGATCAATATGGTTACAGTTTaactctttaatttattttaaattaaaattataatttaaaaaaaaacgattCAAAAACTTTGCTACAAAcgcttaaaaatattaaaaacttgtatatattttttcctAAACGCATAAGATTGTTTATAATATGAAGTAAATGGAATTTTGAACAACATGTTTTCATATAGATTAAACTTAACATAAAATATAAGTTTATGTGGGGTGCATTACGCGTGAAATATAATACTGAgcaattttttttagttaacGTTTGAATaacaattttattatatatatgttgtttTCTTCTAAAATTAACAGTATTAATGGAGAAAGAGATTTGGTTTGCATAAACACTAGGGTAGTGTTTTGGAGCTCTTTTAGAAAGcactttttagtttttttttgggGAAAACCCCTAATTCGTCCCTCTAGTTTGGGATTTGTCCCAACTTGGTCCCTCTTCTTTTCCATGTGCCAAATTAGTCCTTCAAATTTCAAAACATGTCCCATTTTAGTCCCGCCGTTTGTCCAGGCGTTATGATTGACGGAAATTCATCACATGCGCTGCACATGACATTTTCTCTCCCAAAATTAGATTCAAAAACCCTAAACCCATTTCTCTTCTTCTCGATCTATCTGGATTCCTCCCCGACCCACCATAAAACAGGTTCGATTGCGATTTTCTTTTCTGCTCAAGAttcatttgtttatttttaaaaaattttcttcatttattttttgaaatcgtTTCCAGCAATATTTTGAACATGATTAAAATTAGTTTATATTCACTTGTGGcagcatcttttttttttttttttgagagtgcTTGTGGCAGCATCTTTATATTAGTGTCAATGCTATACAAATGCGTTGAGAGATTAAATCTCATGTTacctatttatttaatttttaaaaaaaaattaagagcaatttaatttttttttagaatcaaACATTTTCTGAtcgtattatatatatatatatatatatatatatatatatatgttctaCAATATTGTTATCTTCTGTTTCTTTTATAACTTTCTCCATTATTGTGATTGTTCAGAAATTAGTTGCTGGATTAACGCTAATCGAAAGCGGTGGTGGTTTATGGACTATGGCTATACGAAGTAAATATTCTTTGGAATTCACTCCACATTATGgtaatatttatatttgaaacttttccacttttaatttttttcagttagattaaattttaaataactttATTGAGTGTGAATTCTATTTTAAACAGGCTATATTGGAGAACCTACTTGTTTTACGATCAAGTTGTATTATAATGGTACAATGGAAACTAGTTGCCAGAAAAAATCATACAAAGGTGGAAGTGTTGAATTTTTCGAGTACGTTGATTTAGACAAGATAGGTTTGATTGAACTTTGGGGATATGCGGAGGAGGTCGGATGTATGGAGAAAGCTAAATTAAGATTTTGGCACAAATTTGGAAAAACACTGAATATTGGGAGATATTTGGACAATGACGAGACTGTTCTTGATATTAGGAATCATATTCCTAGAAACTTTGAAGTAGAAATTTATATAGAACATGTTGATGGCGTTACAATTAATCAGATAGATGCGACTATTGGTTTAGAGAAAGCAAAAGGACTTGAATTAGTGATGAGTGGTAGCCATAGTGAGAATGGTATTAGTTCAAACAATGATGAAGATACAGATGAATTTTGTGAAAGTGAGTTTGACTTTGAGGAAGACGATCAATTGTTTGACAATTTTGTTGATACGAGCATTCAAATTTCAGAGAAGGAAAATTTAGGAACTCGGGAAGATATTTCTATTGAATTGCTGTCAAGAATGCAACAAGATGAAGGAGACGATGATTGTGCAAATAATGATGATATGGGAAGTGCTACTGATTCAGAAGATGACGATTCAACCAGATTTCTAACTTATGACCCAAATGTAGATTCAAAAAATCCTGATTTGAAGCTTGGTATGATATTTAGTTCGAAAAAAGAGGCAAAGTTTGCTATAGAAAGCCATTGTATAAGACGAGGGATGATGATAAAGTTTGTGAAGAATGACAAGAGCAGGCTACGAGTTCAGTGCAGAAATGAAGGTTGTGGATGGGCTATTCTTGTGTCAACAATGAATAAAGATTCTTGTTGGCAAGTAAAGACATTTGAATCTGAGCACAAAAGTTGTTATTGGAATTATaaaaacaaaatcatcaactcaAGTTGGTTGGGCAAAACCTTTGCGAagaaattcaaatcaaattctaaGTTGGGGACTAAAGAGTTCAGGCAAGAGCTATGCCATACTTTGAAGGCAAGTATTACAAAGAAACAAGCTTATCTTGCTAAGAGAAAAGCACTTAAGATAGTGGAAGGCAGTACAGAAGAACAATTTAGCAGGATAAGAAATTATTGTGCTGAATTAAAGAGGTCTGATAAAGGTGCTTCAGTGATTCTAAAGTTGACTGAAGATGATGTTAGTCCAAGATTTCAAagactttatgtttgtttttctGCTTGCAAAGAAGGTTTTAAAGAGGGATGTAGGCCTGTGGTTGGTGTGGATGGTTGTTTTCTAAAGAGCAAGAATGGGGGGCAGTTATTATCAGCAGTTGGGCTAGATCCAAACAATAACATATTCCCTATTTCTTATGCCATGGTTGAAAGAGAGACGAAAGACAGTTGGATATGGTTTTTACAACTTTTGGACAATGATATTGGTTTTGAGGATCAACACTCTTGGACATTCATGTCTGACAAACAAAAAGGCTTGGTTCCTGCCTTTGAGCAATTGTTTCCAAATGCTGAGAATAGATTCTGTGTTAGGCACCTCCATAGCAACATGAAACACGATGGCTTTAGAGGTGTAGCGATTAAGAATGCTCTTTGGGCCGCTGCGAGAGCAACAAGAGTTGAAGTATTCAATAAACAAATGGAACATTTGAAGAAAATTGATGAAAATGCCTATAAGTGGTTGGCGAAAAAACCTGAACATCACTGGTCCAAGTCATATTTCAGCACTGTTCCAAAATGTGACATACTTCTCAACAATATGTGTGAATGCTTCAATAGCTTCATATTGGATGCAAGAGAAAAACCTATAATTCCGATGTTCGAAGCAATAAGAAATTTGTTGATGGTTAGATTTCAAATGAACAGGGCAAAGGCTGAGAAATGGAATGGTGTAATATGTCCCAAAATTAAGGCGGTGTTGtcaaaaaattatttggaagcatCTGGATATAGTCCCATGATGTCTGACGAGACACACTATCAGATCTCGGGTCCAGATCAACAACACTCTGTGGACCTATCGAGAATGACTTGCAGTTGTCGAAAATGGGATTTGACAGGAATCCCTTGCTCGCATGCCATCTGTGCTATTTGGTGCAACAGAAAAGATCCAGAAGCTTATGTACATCGTTATTACAGTGTCGAGATGTACAAACGATGTTATTCGAGACCAATCATGCCCACTAATGGACCAGATTTGTGGCCTGAATGTCACTTAACCCCTCCGTTGCCACCGTTGTTCAAAGAAAAAGTTGGAAGGCCAGCAAAATTGAGAAGGCGGGATCCAGATGAATTACCGGCTTTGAACCAAACAAAGCTAAAAGGTTTGACACGAAATAACAAATGCAGGAGTTGTGGCGAGATTGGTCATAATCAGAGGAGTTGCAAGAGAAATCTAGTGATGTAGATGTAGCGGCACACCAAAATGAAGGGACAAAACATGAATCAGCACCTCAAGACTGTAATGAAATGGAAATAGGTCTAGCTACACAATGCAGCAGCACGATATCAGATGCAGATGGAAGAATCCTTCCCACCAAGAAGGTAGCACATGATGAGTTGGTATCAAACAACAGAAAAAAACTACaggttattaaattttatgcaTTTTAAAGCAGAATATTATGTGTTCTTTGTGCcatattaatgtttttttaatcTACATGATTGTTTACAGGTTAAACGAAAGAGTGCAAGTGGACTAAAGATTAAAAACAACTCTACCACTATATCATTAGTCCATGTAAGTGAAATGAATtgtctatgatttttttttgttcttgtCGAATACATTTTAGTTTtgtaaattttatgttttaggTTAATCACGTATTCAACAAACCAAATCATGTAATTGTCAAAGGTGGAAAGAACTTTGTGACGGTAGCGGGACTACGAGCTTCATTAACTgaccaagaaaaaaaaacacaagcaTATTCATCGAGAGTTGCAGAGGAGAAGAGTGCCTCTTCATCAATGAAAGCATCCACTAACAAGCAGTAATATTTTAGTTATAAGTTGGGTATGGGTATGTTGGATTTATTATCCTCATTTTTGTGACTCAATGGGAAATTAAGCATTTGGAGGTTGTTTCTCCATATATATCCCAAAAAAGCTTTCAATGCTTCTTTCTTGCTCCGAATGGCTGACCATTTACGCAAATTAACCCGAGTCTCATTAATAAGCACATCCAGAAAAGGAGTTAGTTAGTAAGTTGCAGATTTAATACACCAATCGATCCTACAACATTATGTGAGTCAAACCAAATTATTAGTGGGAACACTGCAAGAAAAATTGATTGCATTAAATCAAAGCCTAGACAATAGATACCAGCAAAGTCTTGTAATAGAAtagaagaaaaaaattgaattaaaaaaaacagcAGTTTTATCTACATTACTTCATTCAATTTTTaagtaaaattatatatatttgtcatgTGTAGCGCATGTGATGAATTTCCGTCAATAATAACGTCTGGACAAACGACGGGGATGAAAATGGGACATGTTTTGAAAGGTGAGGGACTAATTTGGCACATGAAAAAGAAGAGGGACCAAGTTGGGACAAAGCTCAAACTAGAGGGACGAAATCTGggtttttccctttttttttcataaaaatttgaaattttgtgaaaaaaagatGAGAAGTGCTTCGTAAAagttctctcaaacactacctagaTACTTTATCTTTTCAAATTCTAATTGCAATTAATTTTAGATAATTTATTTTAGACTAATGATTTTACCTCTtttctaataaaaaaatataacatgtCATTTAAAAAAGAACTATTTATGATTAATTTATCCGTACATCGATTAATATTCAATCTCAATTTCTGAATTATTTCTGCATACATTTTAAGCTACCCACTAAtatttgcaaaatgaatgtaTTTAGTTAATGTACAAAAATTAGTGagtcatgcatgtattttgtatttatattatattatatataaaatatatgtttactTCACACTTAAATAAGTAATAGATTAagacaccgtttggtttgaggtatgatataagtaatatatagataagtaatataatgtaataaaaaataaataagaaatgatagttaaaattatattgatttgattgataaattatggtttatttgatttgattgattaaattttatataaaaatattaaatgactattttgttcttttaacaataaataaaataaaaattatattatttataaggggtaatatagtaatttgaattcaattatttgattgatgtgagataaataattaatgatttaattgaggtaaaataaatagttaatatatggataaataatatgatgagaagaacgtgagaTGAGATGAACTATACATATATTAGTTATACCGTGAATAGAACGGttcctaaaaatcaaattttatataccATTAAAACAATCGTTAGATAATGATAATTGATAAAACATGAAATCTATCTGTGTAATTGATTTTTTTGCGATGATACACTTTTAACATGTGCGGAAAAACGAACACGAAGTAACAAACGTCaatatagtaataataataattattattattagtaattTAGTATGTACATATATCTTAATTCTAAATTATATGTTTTCATTCTTTACATTCTACAAACCACAAAAATATCTCTCAGGACCCAGCATTTGATGGATCGACGTGCACAAAGAAACTAGCCCCCACTATCAGATAGCACAGAATAAGCATCAACCCCTTGAAATAGTTTGATCTACCATCCTGCATCAAACATATAATCCCGGCTCATATCTATCGTGAAAAATAAATACTTTTTCATTAGGAGATACGTCTCAGAGACAAACCTGAAGCATAAAAGCTACGACCAAAACCGTGATGAATAGGACAGCAGTCTCAAACAGTTGAAAATTCAAATCCATGTTCTTCCCCATTAACcatccaacaatcacacaaaATGGAATCTGCCATTATTCAATTATTTCAACAATCACATAAAAACTCCTAAGCCAAGCCACAACTTAAACGAGAATAAAGGAGGCGAACACGGCTGGCCTTACCACAAACATAGATATCTGAGTAGATGATCCAATAGCAACTCCGATGGTAATATCCTGGAAACGGAAACATTAATCATGCAGAACCACATAGAAGCAATGGCTGGAAATTCAGTTGGTGTTTTCAACACTCACAAGCTTATCCTTCACCGCAAACATTATAGCACTGGCATGTTCCGCGGCGTTTCCCACAATTGGAAGCAAAACGACGCTAATAAAAGCGACAGGCACGTTCATTGAGTCAGATGCTCCCTGGAAATATAGCAAAAGGAAGCAAAAAACATAGTAACATTGATCAACCATCTTTTCTTTGGTCCTCATatataattcttgaactttTGGTTGCATGGTACTTGACAATACCTGTAATGCGTCCACAAGATATCCAGATAAAACAAATAT comes from the Henckelia pumila isolate YLH828 chromosome 1, ASM3356847v2, whole genome shotgun sequence genome and includes:
- the LOC140890652 gene encoding uncharacterized protein C630.12, which codes for MSKPTLFLSMVWALSLLYGEWLAFLVPSLWTCSWPHLHRPSLPSLNGVDETSNFVKVVVIADPQLMDRTSLPLAPKSLVLETAQFYTDLNMRRAFILSMLPFNPDVILFLGDYFDGGDILSDEDWQDSLSRFKHIFNLNTAQRTSNIKVYHLSGNHDIGYAAVNSQKSDIIKRYEREFGGRNFKVTLGKVNFIAVDAQTLDGHPQSDLTSATWNFMRNVSKDINSTPRVLLTHIPLYRPDWSPCGPHRSSAIINQRMHRTHHTQEILYQNYITENSTDDLMDLIRPALVLSGHDHDQCTVTHSSKNGPVREHTLGTVSWQQGNLYPSFMLLSAIKSTSNGTIPDDAVLTHLCFLPMQTHIYIWYLSLFAITLVIALLGPASEVLILHKLSALIGCLRNLFNFSNFVNSMKEKNEDDNYEYEEIWDAEGSMHLIKKTSKATPKPSDERNSMERGNAVMRSVARKQTSPEIDVTILVESDIKLPTRSNRSKGRMIISRLLRTFRVLVIVAAINVPLYVLLVFKDWIDK